One window of the Labilibaculum sp. genome contains the following:
- a CDS encoding VWA domain-containing protein, giving the protein MKSNLKYFSIFLLLLLCSKLNIAQGALEKVEKTRILFIFDASQSMNGYWEESKKINIARKFLIQMIDSLEYKDNVEMALRVYGHQSVVPPQDCNDTRLEVPFKPDNAGEIRQTLRYIDPKGTTPIAHSLELAANDFPEVNSDIRNVIILITDGVEACDGDPCAVSLELQKKGIYLKPFIVGIGLDVDFKSSFECIGNYLEVKKEERFGGTLEYVISQVLNKTSAQINLIDANGSPTETDVPMTFYNSVSDKVRYQFMHTMNAKGNPDTLFLDPLLTYNITIHTIPELYRDSVKMIAGKHTLIGFDAPQGMLKIECPRTTMYKDLQILIRKNTEIVNIQTPNEITKYLTGKYDLEVLSLPRISIPDVEINQSKTTSITIPQPGLATVFKPTTGPCSLFVQKGNKLEWIYNIPEKSLRETLTLQPGIYHIIFRNKNAYLSQSSKKLSFVITSGKSIPVRL; this is encoded by the coding sequence TTGAAATCAAATCTTAAATACTTCTCAATCTTTTTACTACTGCTATTGTGTTCAAAACTAAATATAGCTCAAGGGGCTCTTGAAAAAGTTGAAAAAACAAGAATATTATTCATTTTCGATGCTTCTCAAAGCATGAATGGATACTGGGAGGAATCAAAAAAAATAAATATTGCCCGTAAATTTTTGATTCAAATGATTGACAGTTTGGAGTATAAAGACAATGTTGAAATGGCTTTAAGAGTATATGGCCATCAAAGTGTTGTTCCGCCGCAGGATTGTAATGACACCAGACTGGAAGTGCCTTTTAAACCTGATAATGCAGGGGAAATAAGACAAACCTTACGATATATTGATCCCAAAGGAACTACCCCAATTGCCCATTCTTTAGAATTGGCCGCCAATGATTTCCCGGAAGTAAATTCCGATATCAGAAATGTGATTATTCTTATTACAGACGGCGTTGAAGCTTGCGATGGTGATCCTTGTGCTGTTTCTCTGGAACTCCAAAAAAAAGGCATCTATTTAAAACCATTTATTGTTGGAATTGGTTTAGATGTTGATTTTAAAAGTAGTTTTGAGTGCATTGGAAATTATCTTGAAGTAAAAAAAGAAGAACGCTTCGGAGGAACTCTTGAATATGTTATCTCGCAGGTTTTAAATAAAACTTCGGCGCAAATAAATTTAATTGATGCCAATGGTTCCCCTACAGAAACTGATGTTCCAATGACATTTTACAATTCTGTTTCTGATAAAGTAAGGTACCAGTTTATGCATACCATGAATGCAAAAGGAAATCCAGATACACTATTCTTAGATCCGTTGCTTACCTATAATATCACAATTCATACCATACCCGAATTATATCGCGACAGCGTTAAAATGATTGCAGGCAAACATACTTTGATTGGATTTGATGCTCCTCAGGGAATGCTGAAAATTGAATGTCCGAGAACAACTATGTACAAAGATTTACAAATTCTTATTCGAAAAAACACAGAAATTGTTAACATCCAAACGCCGAATGAGATAACTAAATACCTGACCGGCAAATACGATCTGGAAGTTTTAAGCCTTCCCCGGATTTCAATTCCTGATGTTGAAATTAATCAAAGCAAAACAACTTCTATTACGATTCCACAACCGGGATTGGCCACTGTATTTAAACCAACAACCGGCCCGTGCAGCCTATTTGTTCAAAAAGGAAACAAATTAGAATGGATTTACAACATCCCCGAAAAATCATTGAGGGAAACCTTAACCCTTCAACCGGGTATATATCATATCATATTCAGAAACAAAAATGCTTATCTATCGCAAAGCTCCAAAAAACTAAGTTTTGTTATAACATCCGGTAAATCAATACCTGTACGCTTGTAA
- the ychF gene encoding redox-regulated ATPase YchF — translation MALQCGIVGLPNVGKSTLFNCLSNAKAQSANFPFCTIEPNVGVITIPDERLIRLTELVNPQRVQPSVMEIVDIAGLVKGASKGEGLGNKFLSNIRETNAIIHVLRCFEDDNIVHVDGSVNPIRDKETIDIELQLKDLETVEARLQKAAKLAKIGKNPDAVRLTEVLGRYKEALEQGKSARVVELSEADKKVTADLHLLTTKPILYVCNVDEASVQKGNAYVDAVREAVKDENAEVIVVGAGIEADIAELETYEEKQMFLEDLGLKEPGVNKLIKAAFRLLNLETYFTAGVKEVRSWTYPKGAKAPQAAGVIHTDFEKGFIRAEVIKFEDFSTLGSEAACKEAGKMNVEGKEYVVQDGDIMHFRFNV, via the coding sequence ATGGCTTTACAGTGTGGAATTGTAGGATTACCAAATGTTGGAAAATCCACCTTATTTAATTGTTTGTCGAATGCAAAAGCACAATCGGCAAATTTCCCTTTTTGTACCATTGAACCTAACGTTGGTGTAATTACTATACCCGATGAACGTTTAATCAGATTAACTGAATTGGTAAATCCGCAAAGAGTTCAGCCTTCGGTAATGGAAATTGTTGATATTGCTGGTTTGGTGAAAGGAGCAAGTAAAGGAGAAGGTTTAGGAAATAAATTTCTTTCAAACATACGTGAGACGAATGCGATTATACATGTTTTGCGTTGTTTCGAAGATGACAATATTGTTCATGTTGATGGTTCTGTAAATCCTATCCGGGATAAAGAAACTATTGATATCGAATTGCAGTTGAAGGATTTGGAAACTGTTGAGGCAAGATTGCAAAAGGCCGCTAAATTGGCGAAAATTGGGAAAAATCCTGATGCGGTTCGTTTAACCGAAGTATTAGGCAGATATAAGGAAGCTTTAGAGCAAGGCAAATCGGCCCGTGTGGTTGAATTGAGTGAGGCTGATAAAAAAGTAACTGCAGATCTTCATTTGTTAACAACAAAACCAATACTATACGTTTGCAATGTTGATGAGGCTTCTGTACAAAAGGGAAATGCTTATGTTGATGCGGTTCGGGAAGCGGTTAAAGATGAAAATGCAGAGGTAATTGTTGTTGGTGCCGGTATCGAAGCTGATATTGCAGAACTGGAAACTTACGAAGAGAAACAAATGTTTTTGGAAGACTTAGGTCTAAAGGAACCAGGGGTTAATAAATTAATTAAAGCAGCATTTAGATTGCTTAATCTTGAAACTTATTTCACAGCAGGTGTAAAAGAGGTAAGATCATGGACCTATCCTAAAGGAGCGAAAGCACCTCAGGCTGCTGGAGTTATACATACTGATTTTGAAAAAGGATTTATTCGTGCAGAGGTAATTAAGTTTGAAGATTTTTCAACTTTAGGATCAGAGGCAGCTTGTAAGGAAGCTGGTAAAATGAACGTGGAAGGAAAAGAATATGTAGTTCAGGATGGTGATATTATGCACTTCCGATTCAATGTTTAG
- a CDS encoding alkaline phosphatase family protein gives MSKRFGTLLFAVLVFTIQFSIAQSTRKIPSEKPKLVVGIVIDHLRADYYFRYSNLLGEGGFKRLMNQGTYCKNSKFSYLYSQTGPDHATIFTGTPPAFHGIISNGWYNRLSGEIELAKEDTQTELVGIESKEKGSSPKKMLASTLGDEIKLFNSHSRVVGIALNCESALFSAGHAADGAYWMDDLSGKFVTSSYYQDTLYNWVTEFNDKKFADFYLNRVWTPFNGGNEPSVSDKLLGKVGLNNQFFYDLNKEKREHGYKAIKTTPFGNMLVKDFAISAIINENLGKDDDSDFLSVTFSCLDEKHRDFSPFAPEMLDNFIRLDQELEHFLSFLDEQIGMENVLVFVTADQSANYTPENLSEQNIPNGYFSAYNAIALLKSYFNILYGNGEWVLGYDSQQVYLNHQLIEDSKLSIIDLQTKAAEFLIQFSGVATTTTANSLVKSNYTHGILQKVQRSFNQKRSGDVMLTLEQGWMHKIKDERDEIAQYSYTNQVPLFWYGWKIKRSVISRSVYIEDIVPTVSSFLNISIPSGCDGNPIEELVN, from the coding sequence ATGAGTAAAAGATTCGGAACCCTATTGTTTGCAGTACTAGTATTTACAATTCAATTTTCAATTGCGCAAAGTACACGGAAAATCCCATCAGAAAAACCGAAACTTGTAGTAGGTATTGTTATCGATCATTTGCGTGCCGATTATTATTTCCGATATTCTAATTTGTTGGGTGAGGGAGGATTCAAACGGTTAATGAATCAAGGTACTTATTGTAAAAATTCAAAATTCAGCTATTTGTATTCTCAAACGGGACCCGATCATGCTACTATATTCACAGGCACTCCGCCAGCTTTTCATGGTATTATTTCCAACGGATGGTACAACCGTTTATCTGGCGAGATTGAATTGGCGAAGGAAGATACACAAACCGAACTCGTAGGCATTGAATCAAAAGAGAAGGGGAGTTCACCCAAAAAGATGCTGGCATCAACATTGGGAGATGAAATTAAGTTGTTTAACTCTCATTCGAGAGTGGTTGGAATTGCTTTAAATTGTGAGTCAGCTTTGTTTTCTGCCGGTCATGCTGCCGATGGAGCCTATTGGATGGATGATCTTTCAGGAAAATTTGTAACATCATCTTATTATCAGGATACCTTGTACAATTGGGTAACGGAATTTAATGACAAAAAGTTTGCGGATTTTTATTTAAATCGTGTTTGGACACCTTTTAATGGTGGAAATGAGCCGAGTGTGTCCGATAAATTACTTGGGAAAGTTGGATTGAATAATCAGTTTTTCTACGATTTGAATAAGGAGAAGAGAGAGCACGGATATAAGGCGATCAAGACGACACCTTTTGGAAATATGTTGGTAAAGGATTTTGCGATATCTGCCATTATTAACGAGAATTTGGGTAAGGATGATGATTCGGACTTTTTATCTGTCACCTTTTCTTGTTTGGACGAGAAACATAGAGACTTTTCCCCTTTTGCTCCCGAAATGCTCGATAATTTTATCAGATTGGATCAGGAGTTAGAACATTTTCTTTCGTTTTTAGACGAGCAAATTGGAATGGAGAATGTATTGGTGTTTGTAACAGCCGATCAATCTGCCAATTATACGCCTGAAAATCTTTCAGAACAAAATATCCCGAACGGCTACTTTAGTGCTTACAATGCAATTGCTTTATTAAAATCGTATTTCAATATATTATATGGAAATGGAGAATGGGTTTTAGGCTACGATTCGCAACAGGTTTATTTGAATCATCAGCTGATAGAAGATTCGAAACTGTCAATTATTGACCTGCAAACAAAGGCTGCAGAATTTTTAATTCAGTTTTCGGGAGTGGCAACTACTACTACTGCGAATAGTTTGGTGAAATCGAATTATACACATGGAATATTGCAAAAAGTGCAGCGCTCTTTCAATCAAAAACGTTCGGGAGATGTAATGCTTACTTTGGAGCAAGGATGGATGCATAAAATAAAAGATGAACGTGATGAAATAGCGCAATATTCATATACCAATCAGGTTCCTTTATTTTGGTACGGATGGAAAATTAAGCGGTCGGTAATTTCACGATCAGTTTATATTGAGGATATTGTTCCTACCGTTTCAAGTTTCTTAAATATTTCGATTCCTTCCGGATGTGATGGAAATCCGATTGAAGAGCTGGTGAATTAA
- the crcB gene encoding fluoride efflux transporter CrcB, with protein sequence MLRTVLLVGIGGFLGSASRFLVGQGLHRYFDTIFPIGTMTVNILGSFIIGVIYSLAERDNLVSPEMRMFLAVGFCGGFTTFSSFAFDNLNLLKDSGFLYLSVYVAGSVFLGLLAVYFGTQIHKLF encoded by the coding sequence ATGCTCCGTACAGTTTTATTGGTAGGAATAGGAGGTTTTTTAGGAAGTGCCTCTCGATTTTTGGTTGGACAAGGTCTTCATCGTTATTTTGACACCATTTTCCCAATAGGAACTATGACAGTAAATATTTTAGGCAGCTTTATAATAGGGGTAATTTATTCGCTGGCAGAGCGGGATAATTTGGTGAGTCCTGAAATGAGGATGTTTTTGGCTGTAGGATTTTGTGGAGGCTTTACAACTTTTTCATCTTTTGCATTCGATAATCTTAACCTTTTAAAAGACAGTGGATTTTTGTATCTTTCAGTATATGTGGCTGGAAGTGTATTTCTAGGATTACTTGCAGTTTACTTTGGCACACAAATTCACAAACTTTTCTAA
- a CDS encoding transglutaminase domain-containing protein: MYKKLAIFIFLTLVSLGLVQAQEPAFGGYGSIDRHVRKTPDSLSQNIVLLHDYLTAPAKNDEDKIRAFYLWIISNIEYKDQVELLFDPNLLFYMGSNNCSSPVCVLQKRKAVCEGFSKLFEFFCTYSGFESYSIGGYITKNGALQDRATHSWNVVKINNEWRFFDLSWANAILYHSGIKSKTNEYFMVSPEEFILSHLPIIPMWQFLETPISLQTFNSGEESIKNYLKTAPANYNYTDTLSNFKLLSDAKKRLKTAQEIYRTNPNNKFNLAIEYYRYARNMISFDGEIDTLNYFRLIKAKGKMQLAIDLFTSSSDISSQIMLLQIKDELSKVDRLINTASPNIKHLK; encoded by the coding sequence ATGTATAAAAAACTGGCAATCTTTATTTTTTTAACATTGGTTTCTCTTGGGTTGGTGCAGGCTCAGGAACCAGCATTCGGTGGATATGGAAGTATTGACCGTCATGTAAGAAAAACACCCGACAGCTTATCCCAAAATATTGTTTTATTGCACGATTATTTAACAGCTCCCGCAAAAAATGATGAGGACAAAATCCGGGCTTTTTACCTATGGATTATCTCTAATATAGAATATAAAGATCAGGTAGAATTACTATTCGACCCGAACCTATTGTTTTATATGGGGTCAAACAATTGCTCTTCTCCGGTTTGTGTTTTACAGAAAAGGAAAGCGGTTTGCGAAGGGTTTTCTAAGTTATTTGAATTTTTCTGCACTTATTCCGGATTTGAATCCTATAGCATTGGAGGATACATCACTAAAAATGGAGCCCTGCAAGATCGTGCTACTCATTCGTGGAATGTTGTTAAAATAAATAATGAATGGCGTTTTTTTGATTTAAGTTGGGCCAATGCAATACTCTATCATTCTGGAATTAAGAGCAAAACAAACGAGTATTTTATGGTTTCTCCTGAAGAATTTATCCTAAGCCATTTACCTATTATTCCAATGTGGCAATTTTTAGAGACTCCAATTAGCTTACAAACATTCAATTCGGGAGAAGAATCAATAAAAAACTATCTAAAAACTGCCCCAGCCAATTACAACTATACCGACACCTTATCAAATTTTAAACTGTTGTCTGACGCAAAGAAAAGATTGAAAACTGCTCAGGAAATATACAGAACAAATCCAAACAATAAATTCAATCTTGCTATCGAATATTATCGATACGCCCGAAATATGATAAGTTTCGATGGTGAAATAGATACTCTAAATTATTTTAGATTGATAAAAGCCAAAGGGAAAATGCAATTAGCAATTGATTTGTTTACATCCTCTTCTGATATCTCCTCACAAATTATGCTGTTGCAAATTAAAGATGAACTATCGAAAGTTGACAGGCTTATAAATACCGCAAGCCCGAATATTAAACATCTCAAATAA
- a CDS encoding DUF190 domain-containing protein has protein sequence MKLKGKAKLLRVFVGEADRVYQRPLYEAIVYGAKRYGLAGATVHRGIMSYGANSRIHSSKIFALSDDLPIIIELVDSEEKVNGYFHILELLIEKSGGGGMITMEQVDVIRYQPQKK, from the coding sequence ATGAAACTGAAAGGCAAGGCCAAGTTACTTCGCGTATTTGTTGGGGAAGCCGATCGGGTTTATCAAAGACCTCTTTATGAGGCAATTGTTTACGGTGCAAAAAGATATGGTTTGGCAGGTGCAACAGTTCATCGGGGAATCATGTCTTATGGAGCAAATTCACGAATTCATTCTTCAAAAATATTTGCTTTATCAGATGATTTACCAATTATTATAGAATTGGTCGATTCTGAAGAAAAGGTGAATGGCTACTTTCACATTCTTGAATTGTTAATTGAAAAATCGGGTGGAGGAGGAATGATTACGATGGAGCAAGTTGACGTAATCAGATATCAGCCTCAGAAAAAATAA